The Cellulosilyticum sp. I15G10I2 genome has a segment encoding these proteins:
- a CDS encoding sugar ABC transporter substrate-binding protein — protein sequence MKKTLSIILSAVMMLTVFAGCSGAQPTAAESAEPAAKTAEAKPAETKTESKKQYKFGYTCMTMNNPFFITLEKAIREKVEANGDVLITTDPAMDVAKQINQIEDMITQGIDAIYLNPVDWEGIRPALEALKQANIPIINFDTRVKDMDFVTAYAGSDNKNAGKVCGEDLVKRFPNGGKIVILDSPTMNSVNDRIEGFMSAIEGKGFEIVAQQDARGDLQTSLKISEDILQANPDIVAIMGGNDPTALGALAACKAANLPDILIYGVDGSPEAKAEIASGGQFTGSGAQSPISIGVESVNLAYKVLNGESYEKDIPVETFLINKDNVAKYGTDGWQ from the coding sequence ATGAAAAAGACCTTATCAATTATTTTATCAGCTGTTATGATGTTAACAGTTTTTGCAGGTTGTTCAGGCGCTCAGCCTACAGCAGCAGAATCAGCTGAGCCTGCTGCAAAAACAGCAGAAGCAAAGCCAGCAGAAACAAAGACTGAAAGCAAGAAGCAGTATAAGTTTGGTTATACCTGTATGACTATGAACAACCCTTTCTTCATTACACTTGAAAAAGCAATCAGAGAAAAAGTAGAAGCTAATGGAGACGTACTTATTACAACAGATCCAGCTATGGATGTAGCTAAGCAAATTAATCAAATAGAAGATATGATTACACAAGGCATTGATGCTATTTATCTTAATCCAGTTGACTGGGAAGGGATAAGGCCAGCTCTTGAGGCTTTAAAACAAGCTAATATTCCAATTATTAACTTTGATACACGTGTTAAAGATATGGATTTTGTAACAGCATATGCAGGTTCTGATAATAAAAATGCAGGTAAAGTATGTGGGGAAGACCTTGTAAAAAGATTTCCAAATGGCGGTAAAATTGTTATCCTTGATTCACCAACTATGAATTCTGTTAATGACAGGATTGAAGGGTTTATGTCCGCTATTGAAGGTAAGGGGTTTGAAATTGTAGCACAACAAGATGCTAGAGGAGACCTTCAGACTTCACTTAAAATATCTGAAGATATTCTTCAAGCCAATCCAGATATTGTAGCTATTATGGGTGGAAATGACCCTACGGCTCTTGGAGCATTGGCAGCATGTAAAGCAGCTAATCTTCCAGATATTCTTATTTATGGGGTAGATGGTTCTCCAGAAGCTAAAGCAGAAATTGCTTCTGGTGGTCAGTTTACAGGTTCTGGGGCTCAATCACCTATTTCAATAGGAGTTGAATCAGTAAACTTAGCTTATAAAGTACTTAATGGCGAATCTTATGAAAAAGATATTCCAGTTGAAACATTCTTAATTAATAAAGATAACGTAGCAAAATATGGTACAGATGGGTGGCAATAA
- a CDS encoding sugar ABC transporter ATP-binding protein: protein MENNTLLVMKGIDKQFPGVYALKSVDFDLRAGEVHALLGENGAGKSTLIKILGGIYTIDQGEIFVEGKQVAIHSVKDAQANGISIIHQELVLVPYMTVAENIFLGRESINAVRFVNKQDMIRKTEELLNAFGLDIKATAKVGSLTTANQQMVEIIKAISFNARIIVMDEPTSSLSEKEVSHLFETIKRLKSQGVGIIYISHRMSELMEITDRVTVMRDGEYIGTKMTSETTNDELIAMMVGRELTHYYTRTYNNPSETVLDVKNLNAGFLKDINFELKKGEILGFAGLVGAGRSEVMKCIFGIDPITLGEIWVNGRKVAIKNPNDAIGYGIGLIPENRKEEALFLQRSVKFNMTIKVLEQFIKGIFVNINKENEIAHKYVEGMSVKTPHLNQLAGHLSGGNQQKIVIGRWLATQPKILILDEPTRGVDVGAKAEIYAIMNELVKNGVSIIMISSELPEVINMSDRVVVMCNGRITGCLDRSGLSQEKIMHLATIQEDTLKSS from the coding sequence GTGGAGAACAATACGCTGCTTGTAATGAAAGGCATAGATAAGCAATTTCCGGGTGTGTATGCCCTTAAAAGTGTAGATTTTGATTTAAGAGCAGGAGAAGTACATGCACTATTAGGAGAAAACGGAGCCGGAAAATCTACATTGATTAAAATATTAGGGGGGATTTATACTATAGATCAAGGTGAAATATTTGTTGAAGGAAAACAAGTAGCTATCCATAGTGTAAAAGATGCACAAGCTAATGGGATTAGTATTATACACCAGGAATTGGTTCTTGTTCCTTATATGACCGTTGCTGAAAATATATTTCTGGGAAGAGAAAGTATTAATGCTGTGCGTTTTGTAAATAAGCAAGACATGATTAGAAAAACAGAGGAACTTTTAAATGCATTTGGATTAGATATTAAAGCAACTGCTAAAGTAGGCAGTCTGACAACAGCGAACCAACAGATGGTAGAAATTATTAAGGCCATTTCTTTTAATGCCAGAATTATTGTTATGGATGAGCCCACTTCTTCACTTTCAGAAAAAGAAGTATCTCATCTGTTCGAAACGATTAAACGTTTAAAATCTCAAGGTGTAGGTATTATTTATATTTCCCATAGAATGTCTGAGTTAATGGAGATTACAGACCGTGTAACGGTTATGCGTGATGGAGAATATATAGGTACCAAAATGACTAGTGAAACTACTAATGATGAACTTATTGCTATGATGGTAGGGCGGGAACTGACTCATTACTATACCAGAACTTATAATAATCCATCAGAAACAGTTTTAGATGTTAAAAACCTAAACGCTGGTTTTCTAAAGGATATCAACTTTGAACTAAAAAAAGGTGAAATACTAGGTTTTGCAGGATTAGTAGGAGCAGGGCGTAGTGAAGTTATGAAATGCATATTTGGCATTGACCCAATAACTTTAGGAGAAATATGGGTTAATGGAAGAAAAGTTGCTATTAAAAATCCTAATGATGCTATTGGTTATGGTATAGGCTTGATACCTGAAAACCGGAAAGAAGAAGCTTTATTTTTACAAAGAAGTGTCAAGTTTAATATGACTATAAAAGTGTTGGAGCAGTTTATTAAAGGTATTTTTGTTAATATAAACAAAGAAAATGAAATAGCTCATAAATATGTAGAAGGGATGTCCGTTAAAACCCCTCATTTAAATCAGTTGGCGGGGCATCTAAGCGGGGGGAACCAGCAGAAAATTGTAATAGGAAGATGGCTTGCTACCCAGCCTAAAATCCTTATATTAGATGAACCTACCCGGGGGGTAGATGTCGGAGCAAAAGCAGAAATTTATGCCATTATGAACGAGTTGGTTAAAAATGGGGTATCTATTATTATGATTTCTTCAGAGCTTCCAGAAGTTATTAATATGAGTGATAGAGTAGTTGTTATGTGTAATGGAAGAATTACAGGGTGTTTGGACAGAAGTGGACTTAGTCAAGAAAAGATTATGCATTTAGCAACAATACAAGAAGATACTTTAAAAAGCAGTTAG
- a CDS encoding ABC transporter permease, whose protein sequence is MFVGFLEGCLEFVKENLGILIGFLILCIILSFISPVFLTQKNLLNVLRQTSTNLYLACAMTMIIILGGIDLSVGSVIALSGVVTGGLIAFNNFPVPAAIIFGLLSGLLVGAFNGMIVAKTTIPPFIVTLATMNIARGAAYLYTGGQPIRVMSDNFNFIGAGYVGQIPTPIIYLVIILIICALIMNKSRLGRHIYAVGGNRQAAKFSGIKINRVLFFAYTFSGFLASIAGIVLASRMFSGQPTAGDGAEMDAIAAVVLGGTSMSGGIGKIGGTVIGGLVIGVLNNGLNLMNVNSFWQYIVKGVVILIAVYVDYIKKQKSKI, encoded by the coding sequence ATGTTTGTAGGATTTTTAGAAGGCTGTTTAGAATTTGTAAAAGAGAATTTAGGCATACTTATAGGATTTTTAATACTATGTATTATTCTTTCATTTATATCACCTGTATTTTTAACACAAAAGAATTTGTTAAATGTCCTTAGACAAACGTCTACCAATCTTTATCTTGCCTGCGCAATGACAATGATTATTATCCTAGGAGGTATTGATTTATCAGTAGGATCTGTTATCGCTTTATCAGGCGTTGTAACAGGAGGACTTATTGCTTTTAATAATTTCCCTGTACCTGCAGCCATTATTTTTGGCTTGTTATCGGGGCTTTTAGTAGGTGCATTTAATGGGATGATCGTAGCTAAAACAACTATACCACCTTTTATTGTGACACTCGCTACAATGAATATTGCCCGTGGGGCAGCATACCTTTATACAGGGGGGCAACCTATTAGAGTTATGTCAGATAACTTCAATTTTATAGGAGCAGGATACGTAGGTCAGATTCCAACTCCTATTATTTATCTCGTTATTATTTTAATTATATGTGCACTTATTATGAATAAAAGCCGATTAGGAAGACATATCTATGCAGTTGGAGGCAACAGACAAGCAGCTAAGTTTTCGGGGATTAAAATTAATAGGGTTTTATTTTTTGCCTATACATTCAGTGGTTTTTTAGCTTCCATTGCAGGTATTGTTCTTGCATCACGTATGTTTTCGGGTCAGCCTACAGCAGGAGATGGCGCAGAGATGGATGCTATTGCAGCTGTTGTACTTGGAGGAACAAGTATGAGCGGAGGTATAGGGAAAATTGGTGGAACAGTGATTGGTGGATTAGTTATTGGCGTACTCAACAATGGCCTTAACTTAATGAATGTTAACTCTTTTTGGCAATACATTGTAAAGGGAGTTGTTATTCTGATAGCTGTTTATGTAGACTATATTAAAAAGCAAAAATCAAAAATTTAA
- a CDS encoding spore germination protein, translating to MNLTNNLEDNLLKLKSALKVGESFDIIERIINIHGTKFYLYYLDGFVKDLNLEHARRDLYNFKKEDFDSITSMKDLAEKALSSIEVATERDLGQIVTLILSGQTAFLGPNFDEALLLDFRTYVARGTEEPAKERVLRGAHDGFVETIVFNTALIRRRIRDPHLIFKMYSVGKVSKTDVAVGFMRNKVDTKTLAKVQEYLETLSVDALTLGDQSLVEAIHSKSWLNPFPKVRYTERPDIAAAHIAEGKVVVLVDNTPTALILPTNIFDFMQTVDDYYMPVLTGNYLRLIRYIIFIVNLMLTPVFVLLMQNPDWLPAGLNFLFPGEPYNIPIFVQFLLLEIGIDGLMLASVSTPDVLGTSLSIIGGLILGDYAVKTGWLIPQAILYMAVVALSSFAQPSIELTYALKFCRMLFLLLTGLLGTPGFIIAAIITLLTIGFTKTFTAQSYIYPLIPFNWNALSHLLFRTRLGVKQSVKKN from the coding sequence GTGAACCTAACTAACAACTTAGAAGATAATCTTCTAAAGCTTAAGTCTGCATTAAAAGTAGGAGAAAGTTTCGACATTATTGAAAGAATTATTAATATACATGGTACTAAATTTTATTTATATTATTTAGACGGGTTTGTAAAAGATCTCAATCTTGAACATGCGCGCCGCGACTTATATAATTTCAAAAAAGAAGACTTTGACAGCATCACTTCTATGAAGGATCTTGCTGAAAAGGCACTTAGTTCTATTGAAGTTGCAACAGAACGCGATCTAGGTCAGATCGTTACCTTAATTCTATCTGGTCAAACAGCTTTTTTAGGTCCCAATTTTGATGAAGCCCTTCTTTTAGATTTTAGAACCTATGTCGCAAGAGGTACCGAAGAACCAGCAAAAGAAAGAGTCCTAAGAGGTGCACATGATGGCTTTGTAGAGACTATTGTATTTAATACAGCTCTTATTCGCAGACGTATTCGCGACCCTCACCTTATATTTAAGATGTATAGTGTTGGAAAAGTATCAAAAACCGATGTTGCTGTAGGCTTTATGCGTAATAAGGTTGATACAAAAACACTCGCTAAGGTTCAGGAATATCTGGAAACCTTAAGTGTAGATGCGCTTACCTTAGGGGATCAAAGTCTTGTTGAAGCCATTCACTCTAAATCTTGGCTTAATCCATTTCCAAAGGTGCGTTACACTGAAAGACCTGATATTGCTGCTGCGCATATTGCCGAGGGCAAAGTGGTTGTACTTGTAGATAATACCCCTACAGCGCTTATCCTGCCTACTAATATATTTGACTTTATGCAAACCGTAGATGACTATTATATGCCTGTTCTTACAGGCAATTATCTGCGGCTTATACGTTATATCATTTTTATCGTCAACTTAATGCTTACTCCTGTATTTGTACTCTTAATGCAGAATCCTGATTGGCTCCCAGCTGGGCTAAACTTTTTATTTCCTGGAGAGCCTTACAACATTCCTATATTTGTGCAGTTTCTGCTGCTTGAAATAGGTATTGATGGTCTTATGCTGGCCTCAGTAAGTACCCCTGATGTACTTGGAACTTCCTTGTCAATTATCGGTGGTCTTATTCTGGGAGATTATGCTGTTAAAACGGGCTGGCTTATTCCTCAAGCTATTCTTTATATGGCGGTTGTTGCCTTATCCAGCTTTGCCCAGCCTAGCATAGAATTAACCTACGCCCTAAAATTCTGCCGTATGCTTTTCTTGCTATTAACAGGCCTTTTAGGCACACCAGGCTTCATTATAGCTGCCATTATCACACTTTTAACTATTGGCTTTACTAAAACTTTCACTGCTCAGTCCTATATCTATCCACTTATTCCCTTTAACTGGAATGCCCTTAGTCACCTGCTTTTTAGAACAAGGCTAGGTGTCAAACAGTCTGTTAAAAAAAATTAG
- a CDS encoding Gfo/Idh/MocA family protein → MTKQFNIGFLGASRIARKFASDAKCVQSAKLYAAAARNLESAETFAQEYDMACSYGSYEELVNDENVDIIYISTPNSLHKEHVILCLEAGKAVICEKPFALNVQEVQEMIQIAQDKNVFLMEAMWTRYLPSINRAKAWIDEGKIGNIKMFQGDFGFKSESQDDIRFQKALGGGALLDVGIYPVSLASFIFGKQPDHIEAKAVLTEQGVDETIAMQFIYGKGQMAQLNASINLCTPRNAYIIGENGYIHLPGAWYGKLAYLYNSEGKLIEHFVDQSKELGYNFELEEVINCLTASKTESDRMRLQESLEITQTLDAIRNIIGVKYSIE, encoded by the coding sequence ATGACAAAACAATTTAATATTGGTTTTTTAGGAGCAAGCAGAATTGCTAGAAAGTTTGCATCAGATGCTAAATGTGTTCAAAGTGCTAAGCTTTATGCAGCAGCGGCTAGAAATTTAGAGTCCGCAGAAACGTTTGCACAAGAATATGACATGGCATGCAGCTATGGCTCGTATGAAGAATTGGTTAACGATGAAAATGTAGATATTATCTATATTTCTACGCCAAATTCACTTCATAAAGAGCATGTCATACTATGCCTTGAGGCAGGTAAAGCAGTCATTTGCGAAAAGCCCTTTGCTTTAAATGTGCAAGAAGTACAAGAGATGATACAAATAGCGCAAGATAAAAATGTATTTTTAATGGAGGCCATGTGGACAAGATATTTGCCAAGCATCAATAGGGCAAAAGCGTGGATAGATGAAGGAAAAATAGGAAATATTAAAATGTTTCAAGGTGATTTTGGTTTTAAAAGTGAAAGTCAGGATGATATTAGGTTTCAAAAAGCGCTTGGGGGAGGTGCTTTGTTAGATGTTGGCATTTATCCAGTTTCTTTAGCTTCCTTCATCTTTGGCAAGCAGCCAGATCATATAGAAGCCAAAGCCGTCTTAACGGAGCAGGGGGTAGATGAGACAATTGCTATGCAGTTTATCTATGGCAAAGGGCAGATGGCACAGCTGAACGCTTCGATTAACTTATGTACACCAAGAAATGCGTATATTATTGGTGAAAATGGCTATATTCATCTGCCGGGGGCGTGGTATGGAAAGCTTGCATATCTCTATAACAGTGAGGGTAAACTAATAGAGCACTTTGTAGATCAAAGTAAAGAACTAGGCTATAATTTTGAATTAGAAGAAGTTATAAATTGCTTAACGGCAAGTAAAACAGAGAGTGATAGAATGCGTTTGCAAGAAAGCTTGGAAATTACTCAAACACTTGATGCCATTAGAAATATTATTGGCGTTAAATATTCTATAGAATAA
- the tadA gene encoding tRNA adenosine(34) deaminase TadA, with protein sequence MNEDLLFMQEALLEARKAYELDETPIGAVVVYQGKIIGRGYNRRNTEKNALAHAEMIAINEACSVIGDWRLEECTMYITLEPCPMCAGAIVQARVQRVVFGTRSPKAGCAGSVINILQMSELNHQCEIIEDVCKEDCSMLIKNYFRQMRNKNNIL encoded by the coding sequence ATGAATGAAGATTTATTATTTATGCAAGAAGCTTTACTAGAAGCCAGAAAAGCTTATGAACTTGATGAAACCCCCATCGGAGCGGTTGTTGTATATCAAGGAAAGATAATAGGAAGAGGCTATAACAGAAGAAATACAGAAAAGAACGCACTAGCCCACGCAGAAATGATCGCTATTAATGAGGCGTGCAGCGTTATTGGAGACTGGCGGCTTGAAGAGTGTACGATGTATATTACACTTGAACCCTGTCCAATGTGTGCGGGTGCTATTGTACAAGCCAGGGTACAAAGAGTAGTATTTGGGACAAGAAGCCCTAAGGCTGGATGCGCAGGCTCAGTCATTAATATTTTACAAATGAGTGAACTTAACCATCAGTGTGAAATAATAGAAGATGTGTGCAAAGAAGATTGCAGTATGCTTATTAAAAATTATTTTAGACAGATGAGAAATAAAAACAATATTTTATAA
- a CDS encoding transglutaminase domain-containing protein, whose amino-acid sequence MNKLKIKVIVLTLLLSLVISPTVYAKNYTAKNFKEYTEFLLRGMSDYKEVITIHYLGNEKFLKTEIGSQLHKLYNESAQNLSTFDKQNIYSIRMLSAEQPVGKKQLLRIAQYEIQYKNSAQELQEVDLIVNDVLKQITAACQNDYKTIEAIYNYVLKTYRYEKMAVDDTDTENILLERNLLNGLKGTNGVVCDAYVMLLSKMLTAKEIENVIVMGTAYGELHVWNKVKLNGNWYNIDPTWGDSIYSENKAKYFLTSDQVLLHNGRVWHESDYPASPNSYTIY is encoded by the coding sequence ATGAATAAACTAAAAATAAAAGTTATTGTACTAACCCTATTGCTTTCTCTGGTTATAAGCCCAACAGTTTATGCAAAAAATTATACCGCAAAAAATTTTAAAGAGTATACCGAATTTCTTTTAAGGGGAATGTCTGATTATAAAGAGGTTATTACAATTCATTACTTAGGTAATGAGAAATTTTTAAAAACAGAGATTGGCTCTCAATTACATAAACTTTATAATGAGTCTGCTCAAAATTTATCTACTTTTGACAAACAAAATATTTACAGTATAAGAATGCTTTCAGCAGAACAGCCAGTAGGAAAAAAACAACTCCTACGGATTGCACAGTATGAAATTCAGTATAAGAACTCTGCTCAAGAACTGCAAGAAGTTGATCTTATCGTTAATGATGTTCTCAAACAAATAACTGCTGCATGTCAAAATGACTACAAAACTATAGAAGCTATTTATAACTATGTGCTTAAAACCTATCGTTATGAAAAAATGGCCGTAGATGACACGGATACTGAAAATATCCTTTTAGAAAGAAATCTTTTGAATGGATTAAAAGGAACTAATGGAGTTGTATGCGATGCGTATGTTATGCTTCTTTCTAAAATGCTTACCGCCAAAGAAATCGAAAATGTAATCGTAATGGGCACAGCTTATGGTGAGCTCCATGTCTGGAATAAAGTTAAACTTAATGGCAATTGGTACAACATCGATCCTACTTGGGGCGATTCGATCTATTCAGAAAACAAAGCCAAATATTTCCTCACCTCCGATCAAGTTCTGCTACATAACGGACGTGTTTGGCATGAAAGTGACTATCCTGCTTCTCCAAATAGCTATACTATTTATTAA
- a CDS encoding thioredoxin family protein, whose amino-acid sequence MKNYKKIVPIIVVLAIISIWFYKNNTSNNTKTASDSSEFALDATENFDMEQLKSYGLPIIIAFGSDGCQPCREMAPVLEEVHETYQGKVLIKFVDVWKNTEAAKDFPLRVIPTQFFFNADGTPLTPENNQDKFILYSKKETTDHVYTAHEGPLSKEEFIQVIKEMGIE is encoded by the coding sequence ATGAAAAATTATAAAAAGATTGTACCTATTATAGTAGTGCTGGCGATTATAAGTATTTGGTTTTACAAAAATAATACGTCTAATAATACTAAAACAGCATCTGATAGTTCTGAATTTGCATTAGATGCTACAGAGAATTTTGATATGGAGCAGCTCAAATCTTATGGACTGCCTATTATTATTGCTTTTGGCTCAGATGGATGTCAGCCTTGCAGAGAAATGGCACCCGTTTTAGAAGAAGTGCATGAGACATATCAGGGAAAAGTGCTTATAAAGTTCGTAGATGTTTGGAAAAATACAGAGGCGGCTAAAGATTTTCCCTTAAGAGTTATTCCAACTCAATTTTTCTTTAATGCAGACGGCACACCACTTACCCCTGAGAATAATCAGGATAAATTTATATTATATTCAAAAAAAGAAACAACAGATCATGTATATACAGCACATGAAGGGCCTCTAAGTAAAGAAGAATTTATACAGGTGATAAAGGAGATGGGCATAGAGTGA
- a CDS encoding cytochrome c biogenesis CcdA family protein — translation MIETLLQYISEMIMSNVWIAPIMALAAGVITSFSPCCLSSIPLVIGYVGGTGGNDTKRAFRLSLTFAAGSAITFTVLGTIASIIGKLMGRSASWWYILLGILMTLMALQILEIYEFIPSTYLMSKSTRKGYLGAFSAGVLGGIFSSPCATPILIVLLALVAQKGSLIWGVMLLLLYAIGHSTLVLIAGTSVGFVKKLTSSNKYGKFNRIIKIVMGVLILAIGFYMFYLGF, via the coding sequence GTGATAGAAACATTGCTGCAGTATATATCGGAAATGATCATGTCTAATGTGTGGATTGCCCCTATTATGGCGCTTGCTGCAGGTGTAATAACTTCTTTTTCACCTTGCTGTCTTTCAAGTATACCTCTTGTTATAGGTTATGTCGGTGGAACTGGAGGCAATGATACCAAGAGAGCTTTTAGATTATCCTTAACTTTTGCTGCGGGGTCAGCTATAACGTTTACAGTACTTGGAACAATAGCTTCAATAATCGGAAAACTCATGGGGAGATCTGCCTCATGGTGGTATATTCTATTAGGTATTTTGATGACACTTATGGCACTCCAAATTTTGGAGATTTATGAGTTTATTCCATCGACGTACTTAATGTCCAAAAGTACGAGAAAAGGCTATTTAGGAGCATTTAGTGCAGGGGTTCTTGGAGGCATCTTTTCTTCGCCTTGTGCGACACCGATACTGATTGTGCTTTTAGCACTTGTAGCCCAAAAAGGGAGTCTTATATGGGGTGTTATGCTTCTTTTATTATATGCGATAGGTCACAGTACCCTCGTACTAATAGCCGGAACCTCAGTTGGGTTTGTTAAAAAGCTTACGTCCAGTAATAAGTATGGGAAATTTAACCGAATAATTAAGATAGTAATGGGAGTTCTTATTCTAGCTATAGGATTTTATATGTTTTATTTAGGATTTTAA
- a CDS encoding thioredoxin family protein, with product MRIKILGSGCKNLTLLAENTKEALKTLNVQAEIEKNKLIN from the coding sequence ATGCGTATTAAAATTTTAGGTTCAGGCTGCAAAAATCTCACGCTACTTGCAGAAAACACAAAAGAGGCGCTTAAAACGTTAAATGTTCAGGCTGAGATTGAAAAAAATAAACTAATTAACTAA
- a CDS encoding arsenate reductase ArsC encodes MKKVVGFICVHNSCRSQMAEGWAKKLGSDVLEAYSAGTEDYPEVKPLAVQAMEEAGVDMSSHRPKLLSDIPAELDILITMGCNVACPYVPCKHREDWGLTDPSGGPVEDYRETSQLIKHKVEELIKRIKHNEI; translated from the coding sequence ATGAAAAAAGTAGTTGGGTTTATATGTGTGCATAATTCCTGCCGCTCTCAAATGGCAGAAGGGTGGGCCAAAAAGCTAGGAAGTGATGTGTTAGAGGCTTATTCAGCAGGGACAGAAGATTATCCGGAAGTTAAGCCTTTAGCTGTACAAGCGATGGAAGAAGCAGGTGTAGATATGAGCAGTCATCGTCCTAAATTATTAAGTGATATTCCAGCTGAACTTGATATCCTTATTACGATGGGGTGTAATGTAGCTTGTCCATATGTACCTTGTAAACATAGAGAAGATTGGGGGCTTACAGATCCGTCTGGCGGGCCAGTAGAAGATTATAGAGAGACAAGTCAGCTCATTAAACATAAGGTAGAAGAGTTAATCAAACGTATTAAACATAATGAAATTTAA
- a CDS encoding winged helix-turn-helix domain-containing protein produces MFRSYQVIRDPIHFRLMNLLRNKRLSADDLQKILNMPINEIRQHLKKLHQIGLINCDLTSPLDMCRINDSFIEDNPFFYEMALAQMNQNPLYQDDLLRLQHLTQD; encoded by the coding sequence GTGTTTAGATCCTATCAAGTTATACGAGACCCTATTCACTTTCGACTAATGAACCTTTTAAGAAACAAAAGATTATCTGCAGATGACTTACAAAAGATTCTTAATATGCCAATAAACGAAATACGGCAACACCTAAAAAAACTTCATCAAATAGGTCTTATCAACTGTGATTTAACCTCACCACTTGATATGTGCCGTATAAATGATTCTTTTATAGAAGACAATCCATTTTTTTATGAAATGGCTCTTGCCCAAATGAATCAAAATCCGCTTTATCAGGACGATCTATTACGCCTGCAGCATTTGACTCAAGATTAA
- a CDS encoding ArsR/SmtB family transcription factor, with protein MENTEAKLSKIRLLSKLFKGFADYSRLMIFYSLLEGEKTVSELVEASGISQSGISNHLKCLRECDLLIDRQDGKYVYYSIKDERAKEILLLAEKMMADISEEKYQCMRY; from the coding sequence ATGGAAAATACAGAAGCAAAGCTTTCTAAAATTAGATTGCTCAGCAAACTGTTTAAAGGTTTTGCGGATTACTCAAGGCTTATGATCTTTTATAGCTTGCTTGAAGGTGAAAAAACAGTTAGTGAACTTGTAGAGGCAAGTGGCATCAGCCAATCAGGTATTTCAAACCATTTAAAGTGTTTGAGAGAATGTGATCTTTTAATAGACCGACAAGATGGGAAATATGTATATTATAGTATTAAGGATGAACGTGCCAAAGAAATATTACTTTTAGCAGAAAAGATGATGGCAGACATATCAGAAGAAAAATACCAATGTATGCGATACTGA